From a single Lactococcus carnosus genomic region:
- the scpB gene encoding SMC-Scp complex subunit ScpB, with translation MNKTAELEVLLFVTGEEGVTLRDLSGLLNITPTAVTQQIEKLTKKYTLDNASALTIIETAGKYRLATKAVFRPLLQHYAKTPMNQSLSKAALEVLAIIAYKQPLTRLEVDKIRGVNSSGTMTTLQAFDLIEVVGKKEVIGNPNLYATTHHFLDYIGINSLEALPEVNEASLIDIDDVDIFNEKELKTNEN, from the coding sequence GTGAATAAAACTGCTGAACTTGAAGTATTACTATTTGTTACAGGCGAAGAAGGTGTAACATTAAGAGATCTATCAGGCCTCTTAAACATTACCCCTACTGCAGTAACCCAGCAGATTGAGAAACTGACTAAAAAGTACACGCTGGATAATGCCTCTGCTTTGACAATTATCGAAACCGCAGGAAAGTATCGACTTGCAACTAAGGCTGTATTTAGGCCGTTATTACAGCACTACGCCAAAACACCCATGAACCAGTCTTTGTCAAAAGCAGCTTTAGAGGTACTCGCAATCATTGCTTATAAACAGCCTTTAACACGATTGGAAGTCGATAAAATTCGAGGTGTTAATTCATCAGGCACCATGACAACACTTCAAGCTTTTGATTTAATCGAAGTTGTTGGTAAAAAGGAAGTCATAGGGAATCCTAATCTTTATGCAACAACGCACCATTTCTTAGATTATATCGGTATAAACAGCCTTGAAGCACTACCGGAAGTAAACGAAGCATCACTCATAGATATTGACGATGTTGATATCT